A stretch of Quercus lobata isolate SW786 unplaced genomic scaffold, ValleyOak3.0 Primary Assembly Scq3eQI_1842, whole genome shotgun sequence DNA encodes these proteins:
- the LOC115973189 gene encoding uncharacterized protein LOC115973189: MQNPSERGLDERMDPNGKTGSIMKPGDMSVIYVCELPEIKEKFDLAKAMSLGLKPGPKYCELQLGNSVKSDHQNITQLLQLSQSLRFLKNNGQATEKRTQSGGLHNQLYYLISIFQCTVWKLKIGKLSNDIFSI; the protein is encoded by the exons ATGCAGAATCCTTCAGAAAGGGGTCTAGATGAGAGAATGGATCCAAATGGAAAAACCGGGTCTATAATGAAGCCTGGTGATATGTCTGTGATATATGTCTGTGAATTGCCTGAGATTAAGGAGAAATTTGACCTAGCCAAAGCTATGTCTCTTGGTCTTAAACCTGGCCCAAAGTATTGTGAACTGCAACTCGGAAATTCAGTGAAGTCAGATCACCAAAATATCACG CAATTACTACAGTTGTCACAATCTTTGAGATTTTTGAAGAACAATGGACAGGCTACTGAGAAGA GAACGCAAAGTGGAGGTCTCCACAATCAGCTGTATTACCTAATTTCCATCTTCCAATGCACAGTTTGGAAGTTAAAAATAGGTAAATTATCAAATGACATTTTCTCCATATAG